The Raoultibacter phocaeensis genome includes a window with the following:
- the gyrB gene encoding DNA topoisomerase (ATP-hydrolyzing) subunit B: MAQKNPEHYDGSDIQVLEGLEAVRKRPGMYIGSTGPRGLHHLVYEVVDNSVDEALAGYCDKIEVWIHPDNSVTVTDNGRGIPIDKHPKEKIPTVEVVLTILHAGGKFGGEGYKVSGGLHGVGVSVVNALSSRVEVFVKRDGGEYKIAFDHGKTSEKLTKIGSAKGTGTKTTFWPDPTIFTETTEFDYTTLANRFREMAFLNKGLKIVLHDERELDDEGNPKTETFQYAGGIQDFVKFLNEGKETLNKPIYFEAENADGTVEVSMQWSTSYSTNSVLAFANNINTHEGGTHLDGFKQAVTRTINEYARNKGILKEKDPNLSGDDTREGLAAIISVKLHDPQFEGQTKTKLGNTEIRPLVQNAVTQGLAEYLEENPAPAKRIIGKATQALKAREAARKAREMTRRKGVLDSFALPGKLADCSSKKAEESEIFIVEGDSAGGSAKQARDRKYQAILPLRGKILNVERAGLHRSLSSDTISSLITAIGTNIGEDFDADQARYHRIIIMTDADVDGAHIRCLLLTFFYRYMPELITRGYIYIAQPPIFGLKKKNSRSPKIERYIYDESALSSTLAEYDNPDKFDVQRYKGLGEMDPDQLWETTMEPETRTLLQVNIDDAAEAERVVSELMGDQVEPRKEFIQKHARDVRFLDI, translated from the coding sequence GTGGCGCAGAAAAATCCTGAGCATTACGATGGTTCGGATATTCAAGTCCTCGAAGGCTTGGAAGCGGTTCGCAAGCGTCCCGGCATGTACATCGGCTCGACGGGCCCGCGCGGCCTGCACCACCTCGTGTACGAGGTGGTCGACAACTCAGTCGACGAGGCGTTGGCGGGATATTGCGACAAGATCGAGGTGTGGATCCACCCCGACAACTCCGTGACCGTAACCGACAACGGGCGCGGTATTCCGATCGACAAGCATCCCAAGGAAAAGATTCCTACCGTCGAAGTCGTTTTGACCATCCTGCACGCCGGCGGTAAGTTCGGCGGCGAAGGGTACAAGGTGTCGGGTGGTTTGCACGGCGTCGGCGTGTCGGTTGTGAACGCGCTTTCGTCGCGCGTCGAGGTGTTCGTCAAGCGCGACGGCGGCGAATACAAGATCGCGTTCGACCACGGCAAAACTTCCGAGAAACTCACGAAGATCGGCAGCGCGAAGGGAACGGGTACCAAGACCACTTTCTGGCCCGATCCGACCATCTTCACCGAAACGACTGAGTTCGATTACACGACGCTCGCAAACCGTTTCCGCGAGATGGCGTTTCTCAACAAGGGACTCAAAATCGTTTTGCACGACGAGCGCGAACTCGACGACGAGGGCAATCCTAAAACCGAGACGTTCCAGTACGCGGGCGGCATCCAGGACTTCGTGAAGTTTCTGAACGAGGGCAAGGAGACGCTCAACAAGCCGATCTATTTCGAGGCCGAGAACGCTGACGGTACAGTTGAGGTGTCCATGCAGTGGTCCACCTCGTATTCGACCAATTCGGTGCTCGCCTTTGCGAACAACATCAACACCCACGAGGGCGGCACGCACCTCGACGGCTTTAAGCAAGCGGTAACGCGCACCATCAACGAGTACGCGCGCAACAAGGGCATCTTGAAGGAGAAGGATCCGAACCTCTCGGGCGACGATACCCGCGAGGGTCTTGCGGCCATCATCTCGGTCAAGCTGCACGATCCTCAGTTCGAGGGCCAGACCAAGACCAAGCTCGGCAACACCGAAATCCGTCCGCTCGTGCAAAACGCGGTCACGCAGGGCCTCGCCGAGTACCTTGAGGAGAATCCGGCGCCCGCGAAGCGCATCATCGGCAAGGCCACTCAGGCGCTCAAGGCGCGCGAGGCGGCCCGCAAGGCGCGCGAGATGACGCGGCGCAAGGGCGTGCTCGATTCGTTCGCGCTGCCCGGCAAGCTTGCCGACTGCTCGAGCAAGAAGGCCGAAGAATCCGAAATCTTCATCGTAGAGGGCGATTCCGCAGGCGGCTCGGCCAAACAGGCTCGCGACCGCAAGTACCAGGCGATCCTCCCGCTTCGCGGCAAGATCCTCAACGTCGAGCGCGCAGGGCTTCACCGCTCGCTCTCCTCAGACACCATCTCGTCGCTCATTACGGCGATCGGCACGAACATCGGCGAGGACTTCGACGCCGACCAGGCGCGCTATCACCGTATCATCATCATGACCGACGCCGATGTTGACGGGGCGCACATCCGCTGCCTTTTGCTCACCTTCTTCTACCGCTACATGCCCGAGCTCATCACCCGCGGCTACATCTACATCGCGCAGCCGCCGATCTTCGGCCTCAAGAAGAAGAATTCGCGCTCCCCGAAGATTGAGCGCTACATCTACGACGAGAGTGCGCTTTCTTCTACCCTTGCCGAGTACGACAATCCGGACAAGTTCGACGTCCAGCGCTACAAGGGCCTCGGCGAGATGGATCCCGATCAGTTGTGGGAAACGACGATGGAACCGGAGACACGCACGCTTCTCCAGGTCAACATCGACGATGCGGCCGAAGCAGAGCGCGTGGTGAGCGAGCTCATGGGCGACCAGGTGGAGCCCCGTAAAGAATTCATCCAGAAGCACGCACGCGACGTGCGGTTCCTTGATATTTAA
- a CDS encoding DUF721 domain-containing protein, with translation MKKLSKSMPSALRDMGGKDADAARIARRTAAVQQMWAEAVGAMWRNPDAAGMILSHTNVVGIVEEENHRGERYKKLFVYVDDSIVLTELNALRERIKLLFLTKFQEDVQEFDIRIARGNRKKDHPYKEEEPPHYIDTTRAVPLSNAELADVESRVSAIENETLKQSLRKAMIADLQWKKGKTDKNDN, from the coding sequence ATGAAGAAGCTCTCCAAAAGCATGCCCTCAGCGCTCAGGGATATGGGCGGCAAAGACGCCGACGCCGCGCGCATCGCCCGCCGCACGGCGGCGGTTCAGCAGATGTGGGCCGAGGCGGTGGGAGCCATGTGGCGCAACCCCGATGCAGCTGGCATGATCCTATCCCATACGAACGTCGTGGGTATCGTCGAAGAAGAGAACCATCGGGGCGAGCGCTACAAGAAGCTGTTCGTCTATGTGGACGACAGCATCGTGCTCACCGAGCTCAACGCGCTGCGCGAGCGCATTAAGCTCTTGTTCCTTACGAAATTCCAGGAAGATGTGCAGGAGTTCGACATTCGCATAGCGCGCGGCAACCGCAAAAAGGATCACCCCTACAAAGAAGAGGAACCGCCGCACTACATCGATACGACGCGTGCGGTGCCGCTTTCGAACGCCGAGCTCGCCGACGTGGAAAGCCGCGTCTCTGCTATCGAGAACGAAACGCTGAAGCAGTCGCTCCGAAAGGCGATGATCGCTGATTTGCAGTGGAAAAAGGGTAAAACCGATAAAAATGACAACTAA
- the recF gene encoding DNA replication/repair protein RecF (All proteins in this family for which functions are known are DNA-binding proteins that assist the filamentation of RecA onto DNA for the initiation of recombination or recombinational repair.), with translation MSDTPDTSDLRIASVGFTHFRNYPSFALNDIGPLTVFVGRNAVGKTNIVEGIELLTALSSFRNPTARQMVEWGAQEAKLSASFKSATRDLTLELRVSEGKRGYALNGKPKKIQALKGLLPSVAFTPDDLDLVKGSHGGKRAALDALGSQLSPNYYVIRKDYEKVLQHKNKLLKDEGPAPYLDALDQTLLTVGTQLYCYRSSLFAKLARVIEGYYRDITGGRESIQVAYVPSWEEHDPESTASFVVDKSEAAVRLEAALAARREEERRRRHAVIGPHADHVEFFIGGKNARVYGSQGQQRSIVLSFKLAEVSLIQDMLDQKPVLLLDDVMSELDAERRGALIGFISGDIQTFITTTNLQYFSDDMLSQARIVELGGAGQ, from the coding sequence ATGAGCGATACTCCCGATACGTCGGACCTTCGCATCGCGTCGGTCGGTTTCACGCATTTTCGGAACTACCCGTCGTTTGCGCTCAATGATATCGGGCCGCTCACGGTGTTCGTTGGCAGAAACGCAGTGGGGAAGACCAACATCGTCGAGGGGATCGAACTTCTCACGGCGTTGTCGTCGTTTCGCAATCCTACGGCGCGCCAGATGGTCGAGTGGGGAGCCCAGGAAGCGAAGCTTTCCGCCTCGTTCAAAAGCGCCACGCGCGATCTTACCCTCGAGCTGCGCGTTTCCGAAGGGAAGCGCGGCTATGCACTCAACGGCAAGCCGAAGAAAATCCAAGCGCTCAAAGGGTTGCTTCCCTCGGTGGCCTTCACGCCCGACGACCTCGACCTCGTCAAAGGGTCGCATGGGGGAAAGCGCGCTGCGCTCGATGCACTGGGATCCCAGCTCTCGCCGAACTACTACGTAATTAGAAAAGACTATGAGAAGGTGCTGCAGCATAAGAACAAACTGTTGAAAGACGAGGGTCCTGCACCGTATCTCGATGCGCTCGATCAGACGCTGCTCACGGTCGGAACGCAGCTGTACTGCTATCGCAGCTCGCTGTTCGCGAAGCTCGCCCGCGTGATCGAGGGCTACTACCGCGATATCACCGGCGGCCGCGAATCCATCCAGGTCGCTTACGTTCCCTCATGGGAAGAACACGATCCCGAAAGCACTGCGTCGTTTGTGGTCGATAAATCAGAAGCCGCCGTCCGTCTCGAAGCTGCGCTTGCCGCCCGACGCGAAGAGGAGCGCCGTCGTCGCCATGCAGTCATCGGGCCGCATGCCGACCATGTGGAATTTTTCATCGGGGGTAAGAATGCGCGCGTGTACGGAAGCCAGGGCCAGCAGCGTTCGATCGTACTCAGCTTCAAACTTGCTGAAGTGTCACTCATCCAGGATATGCTCGATCAGAAACCCGTGCTCTTGCTCGACGATGTGATGAGCGAGCTCGACGCCGAGCGCCGAGGTGCCCTGATAGGGTTCATATCCGGAGACATCCAGACCTTCATCACCACCACGAACCTGCAGTATTTTTCCGATGACATGCTCTCGCAGGCGCGCATCGTCGAGCTCGGGGGTGCCGGGCAATGA
- the dnaN gene encoding DNA polymerase III subunit beta encodes MKFSINQSELQNALSIVMKGVSTRSTLPILSGVYIQARNDSLTMQTTDLELSIQYTVDALVEEEGETVVPGKLFGEIIKNLPDAAVHVAGNEEAVVVTCDAASFSLKTLDPQDFPGFPAVDVHQSINIPFDQFSSMVKRVARVVSKDESRAILTGVLITLEDKLLKMVATDSYRLAVTEAEVPDDMAGEFNAVIAGSFMQDIAALPKTDEPVSLSLADNQIVVKYANTVFVNRRIEGNFPNYKQLLPDGYVTRAALDVGHLVAAVKRASLLSNTATPVKFDINIDSQTTLLSSTAQDVGSTQETLACEAEGEDVEIAFNYAYLLDGLNAVTTGKVYLEAQSSMKPGIFKAEESENFLYLVMPVRIS; translated from the coding sequence GTGAAATTCAGCATAAACCAATCCGAGTTGCAAAACGCACTGTCGATCGTCATGAAGGGCGTTTCAACCCGCTCCACCCTGCCGATCTTGTCGGGCGTGTATATTCAGGCCCGCAACGATTCCCTTACCATGCAAACGACTGATCTCGAGCTGTCGATCCAGTACACCGTCGATGCGCTCGTGGAGGAAGAGGGCGAGACGGTGGTGCCGGGCAAGCTGTTCGGCGAGATCATCAAAAACCTTCCCGACGCTGCCGTCCATGTGGCAGGTAACGAAGAAGCGGTCGTTGTGACCTGCGACGCTGCTTCGTTCTCTCTGAAAACGCTCGACCCGCAGGATTTCCCTGGCTTTCCCGCCGTCGACGTGCATCAGAGTATCAACATCCCGTTTGACCAGTTCTCTTCCATGGTCAAGCGCGTCGCTCGCGTCGTCTCCAAGGACGAATCGCGCGCGATCCTCACCGGTGTGCTCATTACGCTCGAAGACAAGCTGCTCAAGATGGTGGCCACCGATTCCTACCGTTTGGCGGTAACCGAGGCCGAGGTGCCTGACGACATGGCGGGCGAGTTCAATGCGGTCATCGCAGGTTCGTTCATGCAGGATATCGCCGCGCTTCCGAAGACCGACGAGCCGGTTTCGCTTTCGCTCGCCGATAACCAGATCGTCGTGAAGTACGCGAACACGGTATTCGTGAACCGCCGCATCGAAGGCAACTTCCCGAACTACAAACAGCTGCTTCCCGACGGATACGTAACCCGCGCGGCGCTCGACGTGGGCCACCTCGTCGCTGCGGTCAAGCGCGCTTCGCTGCTCAGCAACACGGCGACGCCGGTGAAGTTCGACATCAACATCGACTCTCAAACCACGCTGCTGTCGAGCACAGCCCAGGATGTCGGTTCGACGCAGGAAACGCTCGCGTGCGAAGCCGAGGGCGAGGATGTCGAGATCGCGTTCAACTACGCGTACCTGCTCGACGGGCTCAACGCGGTCACGACGGGTAAGGTCTACCTCGAAGCGCAATCGTCGATGAAGCCGGGCATATTCAAAGCAGAGGAAAGCGAGAATTTCCTCTACCTCGTCATGCCTGTGCGCATTTCATAG
- a CDS encoding ATP-binding protein: protein MSSKFADDTKANFDYAFVETIARIAVYDDLRSAPRVIEIQPATTAEFIENLASKIYEQAKLAGGTIPYTVIREVSENFIHAQFAEIIVSILDQGKTIRFSDQGPGIAHKEKAQLPGFSSAIEPMKRYIRGVGSGLPIVKDYLDFSNGTITIEDNLESGSVVTVSLTPPANDRHQPTIEPLTPPLSAREKEFLPYFLHEGALGVTDLVNLTGIAQSSTYVTLKKLEEYGLIEKTVGQKRILTDIGYQVASSL, encoded by the coding sequence ATCTCTTCTAAATTCGCTGATGATACGAAAGCGAATTTTGATTACGCATTCGTTGAAACCATCGCGCGCATTGCGGTGTACGATGATCTCAGGAGCGCTCCCCGCGTCATCGAAATTCAACCGGCTACCACGGCGGAATTCATCGAGAACCTTGCTTCGAAAATATACGAGCAAGCGAAGCTCGCGGGGGGAACCATCCCCTACACCGTCATCCGCGAAGTGTCCGAGAACTTCATTCACGCACAGTTCGCCGAGATCATCGTTTCCATCCTCGACCAAGGCAAAACTATCCGGTTCTCCGATCAAGGTCCGGGCATCGCCCATAAGGAAAAAGCTCAACTCCCCGGATTTTCATCGGCAATCGAGCCGATGAAACGCTACATACGCGGCGTCGGCTCGGGATTGCCCATCGTAAAGGACTACCTCGACTTCTCCAACGGCACCATCACCATCGAAGACAACCTCGAATCTGGCTCGGTTGTCACTGTGAGCTTGACGCCGCCTGCGAACGATCGCCACCAGCCCACGATAGAGCCGCTTACTCCTCCTTTGAGCGCACGTGAAAAAGAGTTCCTTCCCTACTTCCTCCATGAGGGAGCGCTCGGCGTAACCGACCTGGTCAACCTGACCGGTATCGCCCAATCGAGCACGTATGTGACGCTGAAGAAACTCGAGGAATACGGACTCATCGAAAAGACGGTCGGCCAGAAGCGCATCCTCACCGACATAGGCTACCAAGTAGCCAGTTCGCTGTAA
- the dnaA gene encoding chromosomal replication initiator protein DnaA — translation MDSEMLEKEWERICSQVKGYNNIDPTQINAFFSRLHPQAMSDGFLMLTADNDFIKTWIEKHYVEVIKQALLDLNDLPFTVVIEVDVSAAQPIVRNDSAPTVASSACVSAEQVERAPQKSAPVQATPSAISSTASAGASSFAAGFSGSTPPLSHGADAPQTASPANGLDTKEIASYAGGLQSGAGTDVDELGKPTSSLTFENFVIGDSNRMAYSMAVAVAEMPGKAHLNPLFIYGKSGLGKTHLLRAIQNYIIETLPHLSTIYVDSAELLSDYMEASAAHDKEKSSYKNFKTRYEDADVLLIDDVQYLQGKKQTLDIVFQIFNKLTSKGKQVVLSADRAPKNIDIDERYKSRFNSGGTFDIQPPEIETKLGIVKSFVEEYKVNEGIRELTMPEDIQLYIAESSSSNIRELKSAVTKVIYQMTFFNQPDLNLDDVRHLLENHFSGGPSKRLTIADIQKEVETFYKISHAELIGKKRTRNIIYARQIGIYLCRQLLDLPFNDIGKQFNRDHSTVMYSVTNVEEKLKESRELREELEALKQLIREI, via the coding sequence ATGGATAGCGAAATGCTCGAAAAGGAGTGGGAGCGCATCTGCTCCCAGGTGAAGGGTTACAACAACATCGACCCGACCCAAATCAACGCGTTCTTCTCGAGGTTGCATCCTCAGGCAATGAGCGATGGATTCCTCATGCTCACCGCCGACAACGATTTCATCAAAACATGGATCGAGAAGCACTACGTCGAGGTCATCAAGCAAGCGCTGCTCGATTTGAACGATCTTCCGTTTACCGTTGTCATCGAGGTCGATGTTTCCGCAGCTCAACCTATCGTTCGAAACGATTCTGCCCCAACTGTGGCCTCCTCCGCATGTGTATCGGCGGAGCAGGTTGAGCGTGCACCCCAGAAATCCGCACCCGTACAAGCGACCCCGTCTGCAATCTCCTCAACGGCTTCAGCCGGAGCATCCTCTTTCGCAGCCGGGTTTTCGGGATCCACGCCGCCGCTCTCTCACGGAGCCGATGCGCCGCAGACTGCTTCCCCAGCAAACGGACTCGATACGAAGGAAATCGCTTCGTACGCCGGCGGCTTGCAGAGCGGTGCAGGTACCGACGTCGACGAGCTCGGAAAACCGACGTCGAGCTTGACGTTCGAGAACTTCGTCATCGGAGATTCCAACCGCATGGCGTATTCGATGGCGGTCGCGGTTGCTGAAATGCCTGGTAAAGCCCATCTCAATCCCTTGTTCATTTACGGCAAGAGCGGGCTTGGAAAGACGCACCTTCTGCGCGCCATCCAGAACTACATCATCGAAACGCTCCCCCACCTCTCTACCATCTACGTCGATTCGGCCGAACTCCTGAGCGATTATATGGAAGCGTCGGCTGCCCACGACAAGGAGAAGTCGAGCTACAAGAACTTCAAAACGCGCTACGAAGACGCCGACGTGCTGCTCATAGACGACGTGCAGTATCTGCAAGGCAAAAAGCAGACGCTCGATATCGTCTTCCAGATATTCAACAAGCTCACAAGCAAGGGAAAGCAGGTCGTGCTGTCGGCGGACCGTGCGCCCAAGAACATCGACATAGACGAGCGGTATAAAAGCCGGTTCAACTCGGGCGGTACCTTCGACATCCAGCCCCCCGAGATCGAAACGAAACTCGGAATCGTGAAGAGCTTCGTCGAGGAATACAAGGTCAACGAAGGTATTCGCGAACTCACCATGCCCGAAGACATACAACTCTACATCGCCGAAAGTTCGAGTTCGAACATCCGCGAACTCAAGAGCGCCGTGACGAAGGTCATATATCAGATGACGTTCTTCAACCAACCCGACCTGAACCTCGATGACGTGCGCCACCTGCTCGAGAACCATTTCTCGGGCGGTCCCTCTAAGCGCCTTACGATCGCCGACATCCAGAAGGAAGTCGAGACGTTCTATAAGATAAGTCACGCCGAGCTCATCGGCAAGAAGCGCACCCGCAACATCATTTACGCACGTCAGATTGGGATATACCTGTGTCGGCAGCTGCTCGACCTGCCTTTCAACGATATCGGAAAGCAGTTCAACCGCGACCACAGCACGGTCATGTACTCGGTTACGAACGTCGAAGAGAAGCTGAAGGAGAGCAGGGAGTTGCGCGAGGAGCTCGAAGCGCTTAAACAGCTCATCCGCGAGATATAG
- the rpmH gene encoding 50S ribosomal protein L34 has protein sequence MKRTYQPNTRKRAKCHGFRARMSTKGGRAVLSARRAKGRKRLCV, from the coding sequence ATGAAGCGCACTTATCAGCCTAACACTCGTAAGCGTGCGAAGTGCCACGGTTTTCGTGCACGTATGTCGACAAAGGGCGGCCGCGCCGTCTTGTCTGCACGCCGCGCAAAGGGACGCAAGCGCCTCTGCGTGTAA
- the rnpA gene encoding ribonuclease P protein component → METIKSSTEVSYLFTHGKRLSTPFATLIVLRNAEQHGQAGRVAFVAGKKLGNAVWRNRAKRRMRAICRELGGPWPDYDVIFLAKRQTTQAKYSKVLGACEKALSGAGFQTSQ, encoded by the coding sequence TTGGAAACCATCAAATCCAGCACCGAAGTGTCCTATCTTTTCACGCATGGAAAGCGTTTGAGTACTCCCTTTGCAACCTTGATTGTATTGCGAAACGCAGAGCAACACGGCCAAGCAGGTCGTGTTGCTTTTGTTGCAGGTAAAAAGCTTGGTAACGCGGTTTGGAGAAATCGGGCAAAGCGCCGAATGAGGGCGATCTGCCGCGAGCTCGGCGGACCGTGGCCCGACTACGATGTGATATTTCTCGCGAAACGGCAAACAACCCAAGCGAAGTATAGTAAAGTGCTCGGTGCATGTGAAAAGGCCCTGAGCGGCGCTGGCTTCCAAACCTCTCAATAA
- the yidD gene encoding membrane protein insertion efficiency factor YidD, whose translation MDKIVRFIQKVPCRVAVFLITFYQAAISPLFPSCCRFEPTCSQYGIIAFQRYGFFKGFKLTAKRILRCRPGGPHGYDPVP comes from the coding sequence ATGGATAAGATAGTACGTTTTATACAGAAGGTTCCGTGCCGTGTCGCGGTCTTTCTCATTACGTTCTATCAAGCTGCAATCTCCCCGTTGTTCCCCTCATGTTGCCGATTCGAACCAACTTGTTCTCAGTACGGAATAATTGCGTTCCAACGGTACGGTTTTTTCAAAGGATTCAAACTTACCGCAAAGAGGATATTACGTTGTCGTCCGGGAGGCCCCCACGGGTATGATCCTGTGCCATAA
- a CDS encoding YidC/Oxa1 family membrane protein insertase has protein sequence MWDAFKDLIFWIIEFFYNLLGGEAGGGDWGMAIIIVTVIFRILISPLMHKQTKSSYQMQKVQPLMQEIQKKFADDPVRQQEEMQKLYAEAKFNPLAGCLPMLLQMPIFIALFQVLQEMGTRTHGSSYEFYNLVPSLITTPSQAFAEGIMTFIPYVILMVIFAGATFLPMVLQQRGNEGAQKKQMLIMSGVMSIFMLWISWNSPAGVLLFWGTSSLLGVAQQQISMRIMKKRDAEAAENVEVKPIEVDVTRKVKKPRPTKKGK, from the coding sequence ATGTGGGATGCATTTAAGGATCTAATCTTTTGGATCATCGAGTTCTTCTACAACCTTCTCGGAGGTGAAGCGGGCGGCGGCGACTGGGGCATGGCCATCATCATCGTTACCGTCATTTTCCGCATCCTCATCTCCCCCCTGATGCACAAGCAAACTAAATCCTCGTATCAGATGCAGAAGGTCCAACCCCTTATGCAGGAGATACAGAAGAAATTCGCTGACGACCCTGTTCGCCAACAGGAAGAGATGCAGAAGCTCTACGCCGAAGCGAAGTTCAACCCGCTTGCCGGCTGCCTTCCGATGCTGTTGCAAATGCCTATCTTTATCGCGTTGTTCCAAGTGCTTCAGGAGATGGGAACTCGTACCCACGGTTCGTCCTATGAATTCTACAATCTGGTTCCGAGCCTCATCACCACGCCGAGCCAGGCGTTCGCCGAAGGTATCATGACCTTCATACCCTACGTCATCCTCATGGTTATCTTCGCAGGGGCAACATTCCTCCCCATGGTGCTGCAGCAGCGCGGCAACGAAGGAGCCCAGAAGAAACAGATGCTCATCATGAGCGGCGTCATGAGCATCTTCATGCTTTGGATCAGCTGGAATTCACCTGCAGGCGTGCTTCTGTTCTGGGGTACCTCTTCGCTGCTCGGAGTCGCTCAGCAGCAGATTTCGATGCGCATCATGAAGAAGCGCGACGCCGAGGCCGCGGAAAACGTCGAAGTCAAGCCTATTGAGGTCGACGTTACCCGCAAGGTGAAGAAACCGCGCCCCACCAAGAAGGGCAAGTAA
- a CDS encoding Jag family protein — protein MAEEILEDVDFEEEDTEEGNPVDDGGIPELSDEELDAVADTAIAILQDILKYFNVGEVTIDEYEGDEGELILDITGDDLAVLIGRHGKTLDALQFLVSAVTVRKMGFRYPVVVDVEGYKSRQRQKLESIARSAANRAAGQNRSIKLRPMTPYERRIIHITLRDDDRVETASEGEGSARHVVIIPQ, from the coding sequence ATGGCGGAAGAGATTCTCGAAGACGTTGATTTCGAAGAAGAAGATACCGAAGAGGGTAATCCAGTCGACGATGGTGGAATTCCCGAACTGAGCGACGAGGAACTCGATGCCGTCGCCGATACGGCAATTGCTATTCTGCAGGATATTCTCAAGTACTTCAACGTCGGCGAAGTGACCATCGACGAATATGAGGGTGACGAAGGCGAACTTATCCTCGATATCACCGGCGACGATCTCGCCGTTCTCATTGGACGCCACGGCAAGACGCTCGATGCGCTGCAGTTTTTGGTATCGGCCGTCACTGTGCGCAAAATGGGCTTCCGCTATCCGGTCGTTGTTGATGTCGAAGGATACAAGAGCCGTCAGCGCCAAAAACTCGAGTCGATCGCCCGTTCGGCAGCTAACCGCGCTGCTGGGCAGAACCGCAGCATAAAACTGCGTCCCATGACTCCCTATGAGCGCCGTATTATCCACATCACCTTGCGCGACGATGATCGGGTGGAAACCGCGTCCGAAGGCGAAGGCAGTGCGCGCCATGTGGTAATCATCCCTCAGTAA
- the rsmG gene encoding 16S rRNA (guanine(527)-N(7))-methyltransferase RsmG, translated as MNTPALFCQYGLDEHQYRLIELHLLKVIEANKTTNLTRIETYESGMLLHVEDSLSGLQEIKSAPAGLYGDLGTGGGFPGIPLAIATGRQTMLVDSVKKKVAILSTIIEELGLEGQITGYDERIEDLSKEMKGSFAVLTARALSSLPSLMELASPLLMQGGQLICYKAHVSDEELQHVKSLHTQLGMKLIHDRNFMLSDEITNRRIIVFEKSGYPSLCLPRKVGMAQKKPL; from the coding sequence ATGAATACACCTGCCCTTTTTTGCCAATACGGATTGGACGAACATCAATATCGTCTTATCGAATTGCATCTTCTCAAAGTTATTGAGGCGAATAAGACAACCAACTTGACGCGGATCGAAACATACGAAAGTGGAATGCTTCTCCATGTTGAAGACTCACTATCCGGCCTTCAAGAAATAAAGAGCGCTCCAGCTGGTTTATACGGAGATTTGGGAACTGGCGGCGGCTTCCCCGGAATTCCCTTGGCAATTGCGACTGGCAGACAGACTATGCTCGTCGATTCAGTTAAGAAGAAAGTTGCAATTCTATCAACAATCATCGAGGAACTTGGTTTAGAAGGTCAGATAACCGGTTACGACGAAAGAATTGAAGACCTTTCGAAGGAAATGAAAGGTTCGTTTGCCGTATTAACTGCCCGAGCATTAAGCTCGCTTCCTTCCTTAATGGAATTAGCAAGTCCCTTGCTAATGCAAGGTGGACAATTGATCTGCTATAAAGCGCATGTGAGCGACGAGGAACTACAGCACGTGAAATCTCTTCATACGCAACTTGGAATGAAGTTAATACATGATAGAAATTTCATGCTGAGCGATGAAATAACAAACCGACGCATTATCGTATTCGAAAAATCAGGGTATCCGAGTTTATGTTTACCACGAAAAGTTGGAATGGCTCAGAAGAAGCCGCTCTAG
- a CDS encoding endonuclease domain-containing protein, with protein MGLPRKRNLSVLAHQLRVSATREEKKLWRDFLSTYPIPFRQQKVIGVYIVDFFCNKVRLSIELDGSQHYEETGRTRDMYRTRYLELLEIKELRFSNYDIWFNFESVCETIHNEVTDRRNDLVTQSLDRVKDKR; from the coding sequence ATGGGGTTGCCACGAAAACGAAACTTATCGGTATTGGCTCATCAGCTTCGCGTAAGTGCAACGAGAGAGGAAAAGAAGCTTTGGCGTGATTTTCTGAGTACATATCCTATTCCTTTTAGACAACAGAAAGTCATCGGAGTATATATCGTCGATTTCTTTTGTAATAAAGTACGGCTTAGTATTGAGCTTGACGGTTCTCAACATTATGAAGAAACAGGACGCACCCGTGATATGTACAGGACTCGATATCTTGAACTTCTCGAAATCAAAGAGTTAAGATTCTCTAATTATGATATCTGGTTCAATTTCGAAAGTGTGTGCGAAACAATCCACAACGAAGTCACCGATCGACGAAACGACCTCGTTACACAATCGCTCGATCGGGTGAAAGACAAACGCTGA